From Oryza sativa Japonica Group chromosome 4, ASM3414082v1, one genomic window encodes:
- the LOC4336739 gene encoding uncharacterized protein isoform X1, with the protein METNPNLDLDGEGGAGAGASSGRSLLPKGSGRFRRSSARCSLPKGSDRFRRSLSPVNSRSLLEGRDVRDAVFPNKLFDKAFGQPLPAPVTPSLVPSPAYIVRPNLPTPSEPHGLNFKFAPLVGDGKMQMDVEGAPLVGDGKMHMVVESTPLVGDGKMHMVVEEEMTTALAVHQPSSQRSQRIIVIEMMADVGSPSSPGSPYSPSSPSSHRDAPSVRFSSRGIRNHKMPQCDIDRSDTEEDLYSSCEEDPYFNSLVDDFIGAVTSTDLLASSPEIDYMAANQSQSLFYAESALKHYNNNDENKIKYELISAITSNAIIDRSGYGHVNFVAKGDLPDSVDEFFFAEVRWDIDSYVPVCMVSLEGKEKSGGYRDIEVDYPRGGFVGVPVDKNHCYACGDGLKHPEDGTLYESGHIASGSYYD; encoded by the exons ATGGAAACTAACCCTAATCTCGATctcgacggcgagggcggcgccggcgccggcgcctcgTCGGGCCGTTCTTTGCTGCCGAAAGGAAGTGGTAGGTTCCGCCGCTCGTCGGCCCGTTGTTCGCTGCCGAAAGGGAGTGATAGGTTCCGCCGCTCACTATCGCCGGTGAACTCGCGGTCGCTCCTAGAAGGACGGGATGTGCGGGACGCTGTTTTCCCCAACAAACTCTTCGATAAAGCCTTCGGCCAGCCTCTTCC AGCGCCCGTAACGCCGTCTCTGGTACCATCGCCCGCTTACATCGTGCGCCCCAACCTGCCGACCCCTTCCGAGCCACACGGATTGAATTTCAAGTT TGCCCCACTTGTTGGCGATGGGAAGATGCAAATGGATGTGGAGGGTGCCCCACTTGTTGGCGATGGGAAGATGCATATGGTTGTGGAGAGTACCCCACTTGTTGGCGATGGCAAGATGCATATGGTTGTGGAGGAGGAAATGACAACAGCTCTGGCTGTTCATCAGCCTTCAAGTCAGAGAAGTCAGAG GATCATAGTGATTGAGATGATGGCAGATGTTGGCTCACCTTCCTCTCCTGGCTCCCCCTACTCCCCTAGTTCCCCTTCTTCTCATCGAGACGCTCCCTCGGTCCGCTTCTCCTCTCGAGGCATCCGTAACCATAAGAT GCCTCAGTGTGATATAGACAGATCAGACACTGAAGAAGATCTATATTCATCGTGTGAGGAGGATCCCTACTTCAATAGCCTTGTGGATGATTTCATCGGTGCAGTTACCAGCACCGATCTACTTGCATCATCACCTGAAATTGACTATATGGCAGCTAATCAAAGTCAATCTCTTTTCTATGCTGAAAGTGCATTAAAACATTATAACAACAATGATGAGAACAAG ATAAAGTATGAGTTAATCAGTGCCATTACAAGCAATGCAATTATAGACCGGAGTGGTTATGGTCATGTAAACTTTGTTGCAAAAGGGGATCTACCTGATTCAGTGGATGAGTTCTTTTTCGCAGAAGTACGTTGGGACATTGATTCTTATGTGCCAGTTTGCATGGTCTCCTTAGAAGGGAAGGAAAAATCTG GTGGTTACCGTGACATTGAAGTCGACTATCCAAGAGGAGGTTTTGTGGGTGTTCCCGTCGATAAGAATCATTGCTATGCTTGTGGCGATGGACTCAAGCATCCAGAGGATGGAACGTTATATGAGAGTGGTCATATCGCTTCCGGCAGTTATTATGACTAG
- the LOC4336739 gene encoding uncharacterized protein isoform X4: METNPNLDLDGEGGAGAGASSGRSLLPKGSGRFRRSSARCSLPKGSDRFRRSLSPVNSRSLLEGRDVRDAVFPNKLFDKAFGQPLPAPVTPSLVPSPAYIVRPNLPTPSEPHGLNFKFAPLVGDGKMQMDVEGAPLVGDGKMHMVVESTPLVGDGKMHMVVEEEMTTALAVHQPSSQRSQRIIVIEMMADVGSPSSPGSPYSPSSPSSHRDAPSVRFSSRGIRNHKMPQCDIDRSDTEEDLYSSCEEDPYFNSLVDDFIGAVTSTDLLASSPEIDYMAANQSQSLFYAESALKHYNNNDENKKYVGTLILMCQFAWSP, translated from the exons ATGGAAACTAACCCTAATCTCGATctcgacggcgagggcggcgccggcgccggcgcctcgTCGGGCCGTTCTTTGCTGCCGAAAGGAAGTGGTAGGTTCCGCCGCTCGTCGGCCCGTTGTTCGCTGCCGAAAGGGAGTGATAGGTTCCGCCGCTCACTATCGCCGGTGAACTCGCGGTCGCTCCTAGAAGGACGGGATGTGCGGGACGCTGTTTTCCCCAACAAACTCTTCGATAAAGCCTTCGGCCAGCCTCTTCC AGCGCCCGTAACGCCGTCTCTGGTACCATCGCCCGCTTACATCGTGCGCCCCAACCTGCCGACCCCTTCCGAGCCACACGGATTGAATTTCAAGTT TGCCCCACTTGTTGGCGATGGGAAGATGCAAATGGATGTGGAGGGTGCCCCACTTGTTGGCGATGGGAAGATGCATATGGTTGTGGAGAGTACCCCACTTGTTGGCGATGGCAAGATGCATATGGTTGTGGAGGAGGAAATGACAACAGCTCTGGCTGTTCATCAGCCTTCAAGTCAGAGAAGTCAGAG GATCATAGTGATTGAGATGATGGCAGATGTTGGCTCACCTTCCTCTCCTGGCTCCCCCTACTCCCCTAGTTCCCCTTCTTCTCATCGAGACGCTCCCTCGGTCCGCTTCTCCTCTCGAGGCATCCGTAACCATAAGAT GCCTCAGTGTGATATAGACAGATCAGACACTGAAGAAGATCTATATTCATCGTGTGAGGAGGATCCCTACTTCAATAGCCTTGTGGATGATTTCATCGGTGCAGTTACCAGCACCGATCTACTTGCATCATCACCTGAAATTGACTATATGGCAGCTAATCAAAGTCAATCTCTTTTCTATGCTGAAAGTGCATTAAAACATTATAACAACAATGATGAGAACAAG AAGTACGTTGGGACATTGATTCTTATGTGCCAGTTTGCATGGTCTCCTTAG
- the LOC4336739 gene encoding uncharacterized protein isoform X2, whose product METNPNLDLDGEGGAGAGASSGRSLLPKGSGRFRRSSARCSLPKGSDRFRRSLSPVNSRSLLEGRDVRDAVFPNKLFDKAFGQPLPAPVTPSLVPSPAYIVRPNLPTPSEPHGLNFNAPLVGDGKMQMDVEGAPLVGDGKMHMVVESTPLVGDGKMHMVVEEEMTTALAVHQPSSQRSQRIIVIEMMADVGSPSSPGSPYSPSSPSSHRDAPSVRFSSRGIRNHKMPQCDIDRSDTEEDLYSSCEEDPYFNSLVDDFIGAVTSTDLLASSPEIDYMAANQSQSLFYAESALKHYNNNDENKIKYELISAITSNAIIDRSGYGHVNFVAKGDLPDSVDEFFFAEVRWDIDSYVPVCMVSLEGKEKSGGYRDIEVDYPRGGFVGVPVDKNHCYACGDGLKHPEDGTLYESGHIASGSYYD is encoded by the exons ATGGAAACTAACCCTAATCTCGATctcgacggcgagggcggcgccggcgccggcgcctcgTCGGGCCGTTCTTTGCTGCCGAAAGGAAGTGGTAGGTTCCGCCGCTCGTCGGCCCGTTGTTCGCTGCCGAAAGGGAGTGATAGGTTCCGCCGCTCACTATCGCCGGTGAACTCGCGGTCGCTCCTAGAAGGACGGGATGTGCGGGACGCTGTTTTCCCCAACAAACTCTTCGATAAAGCCTTCGGCCAGCCTCTTCC AGCGCCCGTAACGCCGTCTCTGGTACCATCGCCCGCTTACATCGTGCGCCCCAACCTGCCGACCCCTTCCGAGCCACACGGATTGAATTTCAA TGCCCCACTTGTTGGCGATGGGAAGATGCAAATGGATGTGGAGGGTGCCCCACTTGTTGGCGATGGGAAGATGCATATGGTTGTGGAGAGTACCCCACTTGTTGGCGATGGCAAGATGCATATGGTTGTGGAGGAGGAAATGACAACAGCTCTGGCTGTTCATCAGCCTTCAAGTCAGAGAAGTCAGAG GATCATAGTGATTGAGATGATGGCAGATGTTGGCTCACCTTCCTCTCCTGGCTCCCCCTACTCCCCTAGTTCCCCTTCTTCTCATCGAGACGCTCCCTCGGTCCGCTTCTCCTCTCGAGGCATCCGTAACCATAAGAT GCCTCAGTGTGATATAGACAGATCAGACACTGAAGAAGATCTATATTCATCGTGTGAGGAGGATCCCTACTTCAATAGCCTTGTGGATGATTTCATCGGTGCAGTTACCAGCACCGATCTACTTGCATCATCACCTGAAATTGACTATATGGCAGCTAATCAAAGTCAATCTCTTTTCTATGCTGAAAGTGCATTAAAACATTATAACAACAATGATGAGAACAAG ATAAAGTATGAGTTAATCAGTGCCATTACAAGCAATGCAATTATAGACCGGAGTGGTTATGGTCATGTAAACTTTGTTGCAAAAGGGGATCTACCTGATTCAGTGGATGAGTTCTTTTTCGCAGAAGTACGTTGGGACATTGATTCTTATGTGCCAGTTTGCATGGTCTCCTTAGAAGGGAAGGAAAAATCTG GTGGTTACCGTGACATTGAAGTCGACTATCCAAGAGGAGGTTTTGTGGGTGTTCCCGTCGATAAGAATCATTGCTATGCTTGTGGCGATGGACTCAAGCATCCAGAGGATGGAACGTTATATGAGAGTGGTCATATCGCTTCCGGCAGTTATTATGACTAG
- the LOC4336739 gene encoding uncharacterized protein isoform X3 encodes METNPNLDLDGEGGAGAGASSGRSLLPKGSGRFRRSSARCSLPKGSDRFRRSLSPVNSRSLLEGRDVRDAVFPNKLFDKAFGQPLPAPLVGDGKMQMDVEGAPLVGDGKMHMVVESTPLVGDGKMHMVVEEEMTTALAVHQPSSQRSQRIIVIEMMADVGSPSSPGSPYSPSSPSSHRDAPSVRFSSRGIRNHKMPQCDIDRSDTEEDLYSSCEEDPYFNSLVDDFIGAVTSTDLLASSPEIDYMAANQSQSLFYAESALKHYNNNDENKIKYELISAITSNAIIDRSGYGHVNFVAKGDLPDSVDEFFFAEVRWDIDSYVPVCMVSLEGKEKSGGYRDIEVDYPRGGFVGVPVDKNHCYACGDGLKHPEDGTLYESGHIASGSYYD; translated from the exons ATGGAAACTAACCCTAATCTCGATctcgacggcgagggcggcgccggcgccggcgcctcgTCGGGCCGTTCTTTGCTGCCGAAAGGAAGTGGTAGGTTCCGCCGCTCGTCGGCCCGTTGTTCGCTGCCGAAAGGGAGTGATAGGTTCCGCCGCTCACTATCGCCGGTGAACTCGCGGTCGCTCCTAGAAGGACGGGATGTGCGGGACGCTGTTTTCCCCAACAAACTCTTCGATAAAGCCTTCGGCCAGCCTCTTCC TGCCCCACTTGTTGGCGATGGGAAGATGCAAATGGATGTGGAGGGTGCCCCACTTGTTGGCGATGGGAAGATGCATATGGTTGTGGAGAGTACCCCACTTGTTGGCGATGGCAAGATGCATATGGTTGTGGAGGAGGAAATGACAACAGCTCTGGCTGTTCATCAGCCTTCAAGTCAGAGAAGTCAGAG GATCATAGTGATTGAGATGATGGCAGATGTTGGCTCACCTTCCTCTCCTGGCTCCCCCTACTCCCCTAGTTCCCCTTCTTCTCATCGAGACGCTCCCTCGGTCCGCTTCTCCTCTCGAGGCATCCGTAACCATAAGAT GCCTCAGTGTGATATAGACAGATCAGACACTGAAGAAGATCTATATTCATCGTGTGAGGAGGATCCCTACTTCAATAGCCTTGTGGATGATTTCATCGGTGCAGTTACCAGCACCGATCTACTTGCATCATCACCTGAAATTGACTATATGGCAGCTAATCAAAGTCAATCTCTTTTCTATGCTGAAAGTGCATTAAAACATTATAACAACAATGATGAGAACAAG ATAAAGTATGAGTTAATCAGTGCCATTACAAGCAATGCAATTATAGACCGGAGTGGTTATGGTCATGTAAACTTTGTTGCAAAAGGGGATCTACCTGATTCAGTGGATGAGTTCTTTTTCGCAGAAGTACGTTGGGACATTGATTCTTATGTGCCAGTTTGCATGGTCTCCTTAGAAGGGAAGGAAAAATCTG GTGGTTACCGTGACATTGAAGTCGACTATCCAAGAGGAGGTTTTGTGGGTGTTCCCGTCGATAAGAATCATTGCTATGCTTGTGGCGATGGACTCAAGCATCCAGAGGATGGAACGTTATATGAGAGTGGTCATATCGCTTCCGGCAGTTATTATGACTAG
- the LOC4336739 gene encoding uncharacterized protein isoform X5 — protein sequence METNPNLDLDGEGGAGAGASSGRSLLPKGSGRFRRSSARCSLPKGSDRFRRSLSPVNSRSLLEGRDVRDAVFPNKLFDKAFGQPLPAPVTPSLVPSPAYIVRPNLPTPSEPHGLNFNAPLVGDGKMQMDVEGAPLVGDGKMHMVVESTPLVGDGKMHMVVEEEMTTALAVHQPSSQRSQRIIVIEMMADVGSPSSPGSPYSPSSPSSHRDAPSVRFSSRGIRNHKMPQCDIDRSDTEEDLYSSCEEDPYFNSLVDDFIGAVTSTDLLASSPEIDYMAANQSQSLFYAESALKHYNNNDENKKYVGTLILMCQFAWSP from the exons ATGGAAACTAACCCTAATCTCGATctcgacggcgagggcggcgccggcgccggcgcctcgTCGGGCCGTTCTTTGCTGCCGAAAGGAAGTGGTAGGTTCCGCCGCTCGTCGGCCCGTTGTTCGCTGCCGAAAGGGAGTGATAGGTTCCGCCGCTCACTATCGCCGGTGAACTCGCGGTCGCTCCTAGAAGGACGGGATGTGCGGGACGCTGTTTTCCCCAACAAACTCTTCGATAAAGCCTTCGGCCAGCCTCTTCC AGCGCCCGTAACGCCGTCTCTGGTACCATCGCCCGCTTACATCGTGCGCCCCAACCTGCCGACCCCTTCCGAGCCACACGGATTGAATTTCAA TGCCCCACTTGTTGGCGATGGGAAGATGCAAATGGATGTGGAGGGTGCCCCACTTGTTGGCGATGGGAAGATGCATATGGTTGTGGAGAGTACCCCACTTGTTGGCGATGGCAAGATGCATATGGTTGTGGAGGAGGAAATGACAACAGCTCTGGCTGTTCATCAGCCTTCAAGTCAGAGAAGTCAGAG GATCATAGTGATTGAGATGATGGCAGATGTTGGCTCACCTTCCTCTCCTGGCTCCCCCTACTCCCCTAGTTCCCCTTCTTCTCATCGAGACGCTCCCTCGGTCCGCTTCTCCTCTCGAGGCATCCGTAACCATAAGAT GCCTCAGTGTGATATAGACAGATCAGACACTGAAGAAGATCTATATTCATCGTGTGAGGAGGATCCCTACTTCAATAGCCTTGTGGATGATTTCATCGGTGCAGTTACCAGCACCGATCTACTTGCATCATCACCTGAAATTGACTATATGGCAGCTAATCAAAGTCAATCTCTTTTCTATGCTGAAAGTGCATTAAAACATTATAACAACAATGATGAGAACAAG AAGTACGTTGGGACATTGATTCTTATGTGCCAGTTTGCATGGTCTCCTTAG
- the LOC4336740 gene encoding polyprenol reductase 1 isoform X1 encodes METEGWPALQPLLCLAWIATTLPIIVAALPIPAAAGGHLLRRLLSAFSSRGKTVRPSPASSSGSSSSKAKFTVPQKYFMHFYVVGVLATTILLLAIWFYAYMKMTPLLPESSSYSTIASHLVGSNSFSFGRVHSRTMGHKYHVWRTVFVLLLMEIQVLRRLYETEHVFHYSPSARMHIVGYLTGLFYYVAAPLSLASSCIPEAAEYLQGQVAEFIVKGRARMPDLVIDSSSLLQPLLKLGWTQWIGAVIFIWGSLHQIRCHAILGTLREHKDSDEYVIPCGDWFNRVSCPHYLAELVIYFGMLVASGGEDIPVWFLFVFVITNLSFAAVETHKWYLQKFEDYPRSRYAIIPFVC; translated from the exons ATGGAGACCGAGGGCTGGCCTGCCCTCCAGCCTCTGCTGTGCCTCGCCTGGATCGCCACTACACTCCCCATCATTGTCGCCGCGCTGCCAATCCCCGCAGCTGCTGGTGGTCACCTCCTTCGCCGGCTGCTCTCGGCCTTCTCCTCCCGCGGCAAGACCGTGAGGCCCTCCCCCGCCTCATCCTCTGGTTCCTCCTCTTCTAAGGCG AAGTTCACTGTTCCACAAAAATACTTCATGCATTTTTATGTGGTCGGAGTGCTGGCAACAACAATTTTGCTTCTGGCAATATGGTTctatgcatatatgaaaatgacACCATTATTGCCTGAGTCATCAAGTTATTCCACAATTGCCAGCCATCTTGTAGGCTCAAATTCATTCTCTTTTGGTCGTGTTCACTCGCGCACCATGGGACACAAGTATCATGTCTGGCGAACAGTATTTGTACTTCTATTGATGGAAATTCAAGTGCTGAGACGACTATATGAGACTGAACATGTGTTCCACTACAGCCCTTCTGCTCGGATGCATATTGTAGGATATTTGACGGGTCTATT CTATTATGTAGCTGCACCATTATCTCTTGCTAGCTCTTGTATCCCTGAAGCAGCAGAGTATCTTCAAGGTCAAGTAGCTGAGTTCATAGTAAAGGGTCGTGCGAGAATGCCAGATCTTGTAATTGATTCATCATCTCTACTACAGCCTCTTCTGAAGTTGGGGTGGACCCAGTGGATAGGTGCTGTTATATTCATTTGGGGTTCCCTCCATCAGATCCGTTGCCATGCAATTCTT GGAACGTTGCGTGAGCACAAAGATTCTGATGAATATGTAATTCCTTGTGGTGACTGGTTTAATCGAGTCTCTTGCCCTCATTACCTTGCTGAACTA GTAATATATTTTGGCATGTTGGTTGCTAGTGGTGGAGAAGACATTCCAGTGTGGTTCCTGTTCGTATTTGTG ATCACAAACCTGTCATTTGCAGCAGTAGAAACTCACAAGTGGTATCTTCAAAAGTTTGAAGACTATCCTCGCTCTCGCTATGCCATCATTCCATTTGTATGCTAG
- the LOC4336741 gene encoding probable inactive leucine-rich repeat receptor kinase XIAO produces the protein MPPPPRLLFLLVMLLVVAAPGAPVFGANAPPEVKAEIDALLMFRSGLRDPYAAMSGWNASSPSAPCSWRGVACAAGTGRVVELALPKLRLSGAISPALSSLVYLEKLSLRSNSLSGTIPASLSRISSLRAVYLQYNSLSGPIPQSFLANLTNLQTFDVSGNLLSGPVPVSFPPSLKYLDLSSNAFSGTIPANVSASATSLQFLNLSFNRLRGTVPASLGTLQDLHYLWLDGNLLEGTIPSALSNCSALLHLSLQGNALRGILPPAVAAIPSLQILSVSRNRLTGAIPAAAFGGVGNSSLRIVQVGGNAFSQVDVPVSLGKDLQVVDLRANKLAGPFPSWLAGAGGLTVLDLSGNAFTGEVPPAVGQLTALQELRLGGNAFTGTVPAEIGRCGALQVLDLEDNRFSGEVPAALGGLRRLREVYLGGNSFSGQIPASLGNLSWLEALSTPGNRLTGDLPSELFVLGNLTFLDLSDNKLAGEIPPSIGNLAALQSLNLSGNSFSGRIPSNIGNLLNLRVLDLSGQKNLSGNLPAELFGLPQLQYVSLAGNSFSGDVPEGFSSLWSLRHLNLSVNSFTGSMPATYGYLPSLQVLSASHNRICGELPVELANCSNLTVLDLRSNQLTGPIPGDFARLGELEELDLSHNQLSRKIPPEISNCSSLVTLKLDDNHLGGEIPASLSNLSKLQTLDLSSNNLTGSIPASLAQIPGMLSLNVSQNELSGEIPAMLGSRFGTPSVFASNPNLCGPPLENECSAYRQHRRRQRLQRLALLIGVVAATVLLLVLFCCCCVYSLLRWRRRFIEKRDGVKKRRRSPGRGSGSSGTSTDSVSQPKLIMFNSRITYADTVEATRQFDEENVLSRGRHGLVFKACYNDGTVLAILRLPSTSSDGAVVIEEGSFRKEAESLGKVKHRNLTVLRGYYAGPPPDVRLLVYDYMPNGNLATLLQEASHQDGHILNWPMRHLIALGVSRGLAFLHQSGVVHGDVKPQNILFDADFEPHLSDFGLEPMVVTAGAAAAAAAASTSATTTVGSLGYVAPDAAAAGQATREGDVYSFGIVLLELLTGRRPGMFAGEDEDIVKWVKRQLQRGAVAELLEPGLLELDPESSEWEEFLLGIKVGLLCTAPDPLDRPAMGDVVFMLEGCRVGPDIPSSADPTSQPSPA, from the coding sequence atgccgccgccgccaaggctGCTGTTCTTGCTCGTCATGCTGCTGGTGGTCGCGGCGCCCGGCGCGCCGGTGTTCGGGGCGAACGCGCCGCCGGAGGTGAAGGCGGAGATCGACGCGCTACTCATGTTCCGGAGCGGGCTGCGCGACCCTTACGCCGCCATGTCCGGGTGGAACGCGTCCTCGCCGTCCGCGCCCTGCTCCTGGCGCGGCGTGGCGTGTGCGGCCGGCACCGGCCGCGTCGTCGAGCTGGCGCTCCCGAAACTCCGCCTGTCCGGCGCCATCTCCCCGGCGCTGTCATCGCTCGTATACCTCGAGAAGCTCAGCCTCCGCTCCAACTCGCTCTCCGGCACCATCCCGGCGTCCCTCTCCCGCATCTCCTCCCTCCGCGCCGTCTACCTCCAGTACAACTCCCTCTCCGGCCCCATTCCTCAGTCATTCCTCGCCAACCTCACCAACCTCCAGACGTTCGACGTGTCCGGCAACCTCTTGTCCGGCCCTGTCCCTGTTTCCTTCCCTCCCAGCTTGAAGTACCTTGACCTCTCCTCCAATGCCTTCTCCGGCACCATCCCGGCGAACGTCAGCGCGTCGGCGACGAGCCTCCAGTTCTTGAACCTGTCATTCAACCGCCTCCGGGGCACAGTCCCGGCGTCGCTGGGGACCTTGCAGGACCTGCATTACCTCTGGCTGGACGGGAACCTGCTTGAGGGCACCATCCCGTCGGCGCTGTCCAACTGCTCGGCGCTGCTCCACCTCAGCCTGCAGGGGAATGCGCTCCGCGGCATCTTGCCgcccgcggtggcggcgattcCCTCGCTGCAGATTCTTTCGGTGTCTCGGAACCGGCTCACCGGCGCCATCCCGGCTGCGGCGTTCGGCGGCGTGGGGAACTCGTCGCTGCGCATCGTGCAGGTCGGCGGCAACGCGTTCTCCCAGGTGGACGTGCCGGTGTCGCTCGGCAAGGATCTCCAGGTGGTGGACTTGAGGGCCAACAAACTGGCCGGCCCATTCCCGTCCTGGCTCGCCGGGGCTGGGGGGTTGACGGTGCTCGACCTTTCGGGCAATGCGTTCACCGGCGAAGTACCTCCGGCGGTCGGGCAGCTCACTGCGCTGCAGGAACTGCGGCTTGGCGGCAATGCCTTCACAGGCACCGTGCCGGCGGAGATTGGCAGATGCGGTGCGCTCCAGGTGCTTGATCTCGAAGACAACCGCTTCTCCGGCGAGGTACCTGCCGCTCTTGGCGGTCTCCGGCGGCTCAGAGAGGTGTATCTTGGCGGTAACTCATTCTCCGGCCAGATTCCGGCCAGTTTGGGCAACCTCTCGTGGCTGGAAGCATTGTCCACACCGGGGAATCGGCTCACCGGCGATTTGCCCAGTGAGCTCTTCGTGCTGGGGAATCTGACATTCTTGGACCTCTCCGACAACAAGCTCGCCGGGGAGATCCCTCCTTCCATCGGCAATCTGGCCGCTCTGCAGAGTTTAAATTTGAGCGGCAACTCCTTCTCCGGCCGCATTCCGTCCAACATTGGCAACCTGCTGAACCTGAGAGTTCTTGACCTCTCTGGTCAGAAGAACCTCTCGGGCAATCTCCCGGCAGAGCTCTTCGGTTTGCCACAGCTGCAGTATGTGTCGCTCGCCGGAAACTCTTTCTCCGGTGATGTTCCGGAGGGGTTCAGCAGCCTGTGGAGTCTGCGCCACCTCAACCTCTCGGTGAACTCATTCACAGGCTCAATGCCGGCTACCTATGGATACTTGCCATCACTCCAGGTGCTCTCGGCCTCCCACAACCGCATCTGCGGTGAGCTGCCTGTGGAGCTCGCCAACTGTTCCAACCTCACCGTGCTTGATCTCAGGAGCAACCAGTTGACTGGCCCAATCCCCGGTGATTTTGCGCGCCTCGGCGAATTGGAGGAGCTTGACCTGAGCCACAACCAGCTGTCCCGCAAGATACCTCCAGAGATTTCAAACTGCTCATCGCTTGTCACTCTCAAGCTTGATGACAATCATCTTGGTGGCGAGATACCGGCCTCTCTCTCCAACCTGTCGAAGCTGCAGACACTTGACCTGTCGTCCAACAATCTTACCGGCAGCATCCCTGCTTCATTGGCTCAAATTCCAGGCATGCTATCACTCAATGTGTCACAAAATGAGCTCAGCGGAGAGATACCGGCAATGCTTGGCTCCCGCTTTGGCACCCCGTCAGTGTTTGCTTCCAACCCGAACCTGTGCGGTCCGCCATTGGAGAACGAATGCAGTGCGTACCGGCAGCATCGGAGGCGGCAGAGGCTGCAGCGCCTCGCTCTGCTGATTGGTGTGGTGGCTGCTACCGTGCTGCTGCTTGTGctgttctgctgctgctgtgtgTACAGCTTGCTGCGGTGGAGgcgccggttcattgagaagCGAGATGGTGTCAAGAAGAGGCGGCGCAGCCCGGGACGGGGCAGCGGGTCGAGCGGCACAAGCACAGACAGTGTCAGCCAGCCGAAGCTGATCATGTTCAATTCCCGGATCACCTATGCTGACACGGTGGAGGCGACGAGGCAGTTCGATGAGGAGAATGTGCTTAGCCGAGGCCGCCATGGTCTCGTGTTCAAGGCTTGCTACAATGACGGCACCGTGCTGGCGATCCTACGGCTTCCTTCCACCTCATCTGATGGCGCCGTGGTGATTGAGGAGGGCTCGTTCAGGAAGGAGGCCGAGTCCCTCGGCAAGGTGAAGCACAGGAACCTCACTGTGCTCCGTGGCTATTACGCCGGGCCGCCGCCAGATGTTCGGCTGCTGGTCTATGACTACATGCCCAACGGCAACCTCGCCACGTTGCTGCAGGAAGCGTCGCACCAAGACGGACACATTCTCAATTGGCCAATGAGGCACCTGATCGCCCTCGGCGTCTCCCGCGGCCTTGCTTTTCTCCACCAGTCCGGTGTCGTGCACGGCGACGTCAAGCCGCAGAACATCCTCTTCGATGCCGACTTCGAGCCGCACCTGTCCGACTTCGGGCTGGAGCCAATGGTGGTGACGGCtggtgctgccgctgctgcggcggctgcaTCGACGTCAGCTACAACAACAGTCGGTTCGCTCGGCTACGTCGCCCcggacgccgcggccgcgggtCAGGCCACGCGGGAAGGCGACGTCTACAGCTTCGGCATCGTGCTGCTCGAGCTGCTCACCGGCCGGCGCCCCGGCATGTTCGCCGGGGAGGACGAAGACATCGTGAAGTGGGTGAAGCGTCAGCTGCAGCGCGGGGCGGTGGCCGAGCTGCTCGAGCCGGGCCTGCTGGAGCTGGACCCGGAGTCGTCGGAGTGGGAGGAGTTCCTGCTCGGGATCAAGGTCGGCCTCCTCTGCACGGCGCCCGACCCGCTGGACCGCCCGGCCATGGGCGACGTGGTGTTCATGCTCGAGGGCTGCCGCGTCGGCCCGGACATCCCGTCGTCGGCCGACCCAACCTCCCAGCCATCCCCGGCGTGA